In Tenacibaculum sp. 190524A02b, the genomic stretch TTATTGCTCCAAAGAAAACGAAATAAAGAAAGTTATAAGCAAGATAAAACGTAAAACAAAAGATGCCTAAAATTAAAACAAAATCTAGTGCCAAGAAACGTTTCAAGTTAACTGGTTCTGGAAAAATCAAAAGAAAGCATGCGTTTAAGAGTCATATCTTAACAAAGAAGTCTAAGAAACGTAAGCTTGCATTAACACATGCTACATTAGTTCATAAGTCTGATGAAGCAAACATTAAGCAACAATTAGTTTTAAAATAATTGTTAGCTAGGTAGTAAATTAATTATTAACCATGGAGTTGGGCTCATTAAAGAATTATTAGTTATAAATTTAAAATTATAAATTTTTATAATTGCTAATTTCTAATTTAATAATCGCCTACTACAAAAACAAATTTGAATTATGCCAAGATCAGTAAATTCAGTAGCTTCAAGAAATAGAAGAAAAAAAATCTTGAAGCAAGCAAAAGGTTACTTCGGACGTAGAAAAAACGTTTATACAGTAGCAAAAAATGCGGTTGAAAAGGCTATGCAATATGCATACCGTGACCGTAAAAACAATAAGAGAAACTTCCGTTCATTATGGATCCAACGTATTAACGCTGGAGCTCGTCAATACGGAATGTCTTACTCTCAGTTTATGGGGAAAGTTAAAGCTAATGAGATTGAGTTAAACCGTAAGGTTTTAGCAGATTTAGCTATGAACAACCCAGAAGCTTTTAAGGCCATTGTAGATAAAGTAAAATAAGTTTAATAAACTTGCTTATACTAAAAACCCAAACTTTACGTTTGGGTTTTTTTAAACCGATGTATAAAAACTGTACTAAAAAATTTCACATGAAACTTATAAAAGCTCTTATTCTTATTATTTTTTCTAACGTAGTTTTAGCTCAGAGTTCAAAAACTATAAATTCTAATAACTCTATTGAAGGGCAGTTTAAAAGTCTATATAAAGAATCTGGAAGTTATCAAGTTTATAAAGTCATCAAAAAAACAGCGTATGCTTCTTTACAAAAAAACACTGTTGATAGTATAAAAAAATTAAAATCAACAATAAAAAGTAAACAAGACTTAATAAATAACCAAACCAGTACTCTTAAATCCTTAAATAAAGAAATTCAATCATTAAATAATAACTTAAGTGAATCCTCAAAAAAGGAAGATCAAATTTCTTTTATAGGAATTGATTTAACAAAGTCCAATTATAACTTAATTGTATGGTCAATAATTCTCACATTACTAGGCTTCTTAATCTATTTTATTTATAGATTTAAAAACAGTAATAAAACAACTAAAGAAGCACGTAAATCATTTGATGAAATAGAACTTGAATTTGAGCAGCATAGAAAAAAGTCAATAGAAAAAGAACAACAATTAAGAAGAAAACTACAAGACGAAATCAATAAACAGCGTGGCGTGTAAGCCATACTATAAATAAAAAATGTAGGTAAATCCCTACATTTTTTATTTATAATATAGTTTATATCTCTATAACTTTTACCTGATTTCGTTGTAAAGCTATTTTCCCTTCTCTCTCTAATGACTTCAACAACCTTGAAATTACTACTCTTGAAGTATGTAAATCATTTGCTATTTGCTGATGTGTTACATTTATTACCTCATTATGATTTACAATAGCTTTGTCTTTTAAATATTTAAACAACCTTTTATCCATATTCAAAAAAGCTAAGCTATCAACTGCCTCAATAAACTCCTCTAATCTTTCATGATAATTTTGGAGTATAAATTCTTGCCAACTTTTATATTTGCTTAACCATTCAGACATTTTCTCTTTAGGCAACATAACCATTTTTACATCTGTTTCTGAAACTGCTCGTATCTTACTTTTCGTTTCTCCCATACAACAAGACAATGTCATAGCACAGGTATCTCCTTCCTCTAAATAATACAAAACAAGTTCGTCTCCATTTTTATCTTCTCTAAGAATTTTAATAGCTCCACTTAATAATAATGGAATAGAAATAATATAGCTCTGAGTATCGATAATAATCGTATTTTCTTCAAACTCTTTATAAACTGCTATTTCACATATCTCGTTTATTAAATTCTCTTCAAATAAATAACCGTAACTATTTTTTAATGCTTCTTTCAAGGTAAATATTTTTTGGGATAGTACAATTTGAAAAGATAAACAATTTTACTCAATAAAAATAGCAGTAAAAGAATCCCATGAACCTTTTACTGCTATTTTAAAACCTAATTTATTATACTTTTAATTTACTAAACTTTTTAAGTTTTCAATTGTTTCTGTTGGATTTTCACTTTTAAACACAAAACTACCAGCGACTAATACATCCGCACCAACCTCAACTAATTTATTTGCATTTTTATCTGTCACACCTCCATCTATTTCAATTAACGTGGTAGCCTCACTAAACTCTATTAAATTTTTTAATTGTTGTACTTTTTTGTAGGTATTTTCTATAAAAGATTGTCCTCCAAACCCAGGATTTACACTCATAATACAAACCAAATCTAAATCTTTAATAACATCTTCTAAAACTGCAATTGGAGTATGAGGGTTTAAAGCTACACCAGCTTTCATTCCTGCAGCTTTTATCGCTTGTATTGTTCTATGTAAATGTGTACATGCCTCATAATGCACAGTTAAAATATCAGCCCCTAAATCCGCAAAAGTTTGTATATATCTATCAGGATCTACAATCATTAAATGAACATCAATCGTTTTCTTAGCATGTTTAGTTATCGATTTCAATACCGGCATTCCAAAAGAAATATTAGGCACAAAAACACCATCCATAATATCAATATGAAACCAATCGGCTTTGCTATTATTTACCATTTCTACATCACGCTGTAGATTCCCAAAATCTGCTGCTAAAACTGAAGGAGCAATACGTTTTTCCATCTTTGTATATCGTTGTGTTGTTATAAGCTGCAAATATAGTTAAAACAACAAAGTGTACTCTTTTATAAAAAAGAAAACTCTCTAAATTAGAGAGTTTTCCATTCATTAATCAAAAAACGAATAGTTATGATAACTATTTGTTATTGTATATATGTTTAAAATGACTATCCTAAATAAGTCATTAATATTTTACTACGAGAAGTGTGCTTTAATCTTCTAATTGCTTTTTCTTTTATTTGACGAACACGTTCACGAGTTAAGTCAAAAGTTTCTCCAATTTCCTCTAAAGTCATTGGTTGATGTTCACCTAAACCAAAGTATAACTTAACTACATCCGCTTCTCGTGGAGTTAATGTTTCTAAAGCTCTATTGATTTCTATACGTAAAGATTCGTGTAATAATGTTTTATCTGGATTAGGAGATTCGCCAGAATTTAATACATCATATAAATTAGAATCTTCTCCTTCAATTAATGGTGCATCCATAGATACGTGACGCCCAGAATTTTTCATTGATTCTTTAACATCATTAACTGTCATATCTAATTTCTTCGCAATTTCTTCAGCACTTGGAGGGCGCTCATTCTCTTGCTCTAAGAAAGCATACATTTTATTAATCTTGTTGATTGACCCAATTTTATTTAAAGGTAATCTAACAATACGAGATTGTTCTGCTAATGCTTGTAAAATAGATTGACGAATCCACCATACAGCATAAGAAATAAACTTAAATCCACGAGTTTCGTCAAAACGCTTTGCAGCTTTTATTAAACCTAAATTACCCTCATTAATTAAATCAGGAAGTGTTAATCCTTGATTTTGATATTGCTTGGCCACAGAAACCACAAAACGCAAGTTCGCTTTGGTTAGTTTCTCTAAAGCTCTTTGATCTCCAGCTTTAATACGCTGTGCTAATTCTACTTCTTCATCAGCGGTAATTAAATCTACTTTTCCTATTTCTTGTAAATATTTATCTAATGAGGCAGTTTCCCTATTGGTAACCTGCTTAGTAATTTTAAGTTGTCTCATGTAATAAAAAGGTTATTTTTTTTTGTTATCACTCACTCTACACTTACTTATACGTAGCATTAACTAAAAATGTTACAAAAAATTTTATTTTTTTTCAAATCAATTTTGCAGTTGTTAAAGATTTGTTAATTTTGATTTTAATAAAATTGTAGAGTGACCTATTTGAAAAAAGCGTGTCTTAAAGTAAAACAGGTATAAACTAACAATAACCAAACTTAACCTTTGAAAAGTATTGATGTTACAAAATTAAGTGACGAAGAGCTGGTTAAAAAGATAGTAGAGAAGAATGATACTCATTTATTTGCTATTTTATATGACCGTTATGCAAGCGTTGTTTATAATAAATGTTATGGTTTCTCTAAAAACAAAGAGGAAGCACAGGATTTAACACACGATGTTTTTATTCGTTTGTTTGTAAAATTACGTACTTTTAAGGGCCGATCTAAATTTTCTACTTGGCTATATTCTTTTACTTATAATTTTTGCGTGAACTACGTGCAACGTAACAGTGCAAAAAAGAAAGAAAAAGTTACTATTGTAACTGATCAAATAAAAGAAGAAGATAGCGGATTAGAAGAGATTGATGATGCTACATTATTCGAGTTGAAGTCAGATAAACTGGCAAAAGCACTTGAAATGATTCCGGCTCCAGAGAAAATGATTCTATTAATGAAATATCAAGATGATATGAGTATTAAAGAAATTTCAGGAGCGTTAGAAATTGGAGAAAGCGCTGTTAAAATGCGTTTAAAACGAGCGAAAGCTAAGGTTGTTAAAACCTATAACGAATTGTAATTATTATGGATAATCCATTTAAGAAAATATTACATGATGAAGAGCTACCAGAAGTACTTAAAGAAAAAGTACTTAATGACGTAGCTATGATTAAGCTTTCTATTGATGTAGCTGATTTGTTTGTGGTAAAGTATCCTAACGCTATTAGTGACTTGTTAAGTGGCGGAGGTGCACCTAGTAAAGATGATAAAAAAACTAAATAACTGCCTGTAAAAACTATACTATTATGAACTTTTTAAGTAATGATATATTAAAACCTTTTCAAAGAGTATTTGATGATATTAAAGATTCCCTACCTAAAGTAGTAGGCTTTGTTAGTTTTATAATATTCACATGGATTTTTATAAAAATTGTTCTATATATTATAAGAAAAGCTTTGGCTAAAACTAAAGTTGATGAATGGTCTACAAAATTAAGTAAAACAAAAATTTTTGGAGATACTACTATCAATATAGTACTCACTAATGTTATTTTAGCTGTTTTAAAATGGTTTCTGATTTTCATTTTTGTTATGGTTGGTGCAGAACTTTTTGGGTTAGAAGGTGTTTCTAATGGAATAAAAAGCTTTTTCGCCTATTTACCCAAACTCCTTACTGCTATAGCTATTTTTGTAGCTGGAGCCTATTTAGGCACCGTTGTGAAAAAAGCCATCCACTCTATGTTTAAATCTCTAGATATATCTGGAGGAAATTTGGTTGGTAATATTGCCTTTTATTTAATTGTTGTTTTCTTATCAATAACAGCACTTGATCAAGCTGGAGTTGATACTTCTGTTATTAAAAGTAATCTAACATTATTAATAGGTTCTATTTTATTGGCTTTCACTATCGCATTTGGTTTAGGTGCTAAAGACGCAGTAACAAGACTATTATTTGGTTATTACTCTAGAAAGAATATAGGGATTGGAGAAAGAGTAGTTATAAATGATATTGAAGGTATTGTTGTGGCTATTGATAATATTTGCGTAACTATTAATACCTCAGACGGTAAGGTCATTTTACCTATTAAAGATGTGGTTAACAGTAAAATAGTTTTCAAAAAATAATTGCATGTATCGAAAATATACATATATTTGTCTTACAATTAACCACTAAAAACAATAACAAATGATAGATTTCGGGGGACTTCTATCAGGATAGTAGAGAGAAATCTTTACACCTTTAAAGATCGCCAAATTGGCGATCTTTATTTTTTTTTATAATATATGTGACCCCGTAAAAATAAATGTGTCTAAATATAACGAGATAGATTTCGGGGGACTTCTATCAACACATAGAAGAAAATTATTTCTTTTAAAAAAGGCTTCCTGTTTAGGAAGCCTTTGTTGTTTTGTAATATTTAAAATGTTTTTATTCAAATGACAAATGTAAAAACACACCTCTTGTACCTAAATAATCTATAGGATCAGTCCATTGACTAGGAGTTGTATTATCATATTTAGCTTCGTTATTTATCGCAAACACACCACGAATAGAAGGTGAAAACTTAAAATAGCTTAAATACAAATCTACTCCTATACCTATTTCATACATAAAGTTACTAGTAGTTGTTCTAAACTTTCCTGCAAAATTATCATCACTACTTTTTTCATTACTAGAAAAGTTATAATCAAAAGAAACTCCTCCTAAAACGTAAGGTCTAACATTATTAAGCCTATTAGTACTCAATTTTAGTATTACTGGCAAATGTAAAAATGTAGCGCCAATCTCTCTTGTTTTTTTACTTTCACTAGCTCCTTGAATATGATTAAAATTCAATGTTTTAGTATTAGACATTAATCCAGGTTCAAAACGAAGGTTTAAGTTATTATGTAATCTAAAATCTGCAATTAGTCCTACATTAAACCCTACAGAAGAAACCACTTCTATTTCTGGTTCATTTATAAAACTAGGTTTATAAGAAACTTTATACCCGTTATTATTTAGCCCTAAATAAAAACCATAATGGAAAAGAGGCTTATCAAAACTAGGAAGGTTTAATACTTTTTCCCTTTGTGCGTAAGAAATAGACACAAAGGTTAACAAAACAAATACTAAAATTTTTCTAAACATATTATTTCAAAGCTGTATAAATTGATGCTACTCCAAAGGTTACTGGTAAATCCTTTGCATTTTTAAACCCATTTTTTTCTAAAATATTGTTGAATGCCTTTCCAAAAGGAAAAGAATTTGCACTTTCTGACAAATAGGAGTAGGCTACTTTATCTTTAGAAAACAATTTCCCTATTACTGGTAATATAAAATTGGTATAGAATTTATACCCTTGTTTAAAAGGGAATTTAGTTGGGTTGGATGTTTCCAATACAACAAACTTACCTCCAGGTTTTAAAACTCTACAAATTTCTTGTAAACCTTTATCTAAATTTTCAAAGTTCCTTACTCCAAAAGAGACCGTAATGGCATCAAACGTATTATCTTCAAACGGAATATTCTCACTATCTCCTACTACCATATCAATGGTTTTAGACAAGTTAGCTTTTGAAATTTTTTGCTTCCCTACTTCTAACATTCCTTCAGAAATATCTAAACCAACAATACGGTCTGGATTAAGCTGAGACATCATTAAAGCTAAATCTCCTGTTCCTGTAGCTATATCTAATATTTGTTTAGGCTTATTTTCTCCAACTAACTTTACTACTTTTTTCCTCCAACTAACATCAATACCTAAAGAAATTACTCGGTTTAACCCATCATAATCTTGTGATATATTGTTAAACATTTGAGCTACTTGCTCTTTTTTCCCTAGTGTAGAGTCTTTATATGGTTTTATTTGTTCTGACATAAAAAGGTTTAAACTTTATAGTAAATTATCCGTTAATTGCTACTACTTCATTTACCTGATTAGGTAACATTTCTTTCAACATTGTTTCAATTCCATTTTTTAGTGTTACGGTAGAAGAAGGACATCCACTACAAGCTCCTTGTAAAACAACACTTACTCTTTTGCTTTCTTCATCATATGATTTAAAAGCTATATTCCCTCCATCTGATGCCACAGCTGGCTTAATGTATTCATCTAAAATATCAACTATTTTTGATTCTACATCTGATAAGTTTTCCTTTGGAATTTCTACGTTTTGTGCTGTTTCCTTTTCTGGTAAAGCTGAAATAATTGTTTTACCCTGTTGTATGTATTCTCTTATAAAGGTTCTTACTTCTTGATACACTTCATTCCATTCTATCATATCATATTTCGTAATAGAAACATAATTCTCAGAAATAAACAACTCTTTAACAAATGGAAAGCTAAACAGCGCTTGTGCTAAAGGAGATGATTTACTAGCTTCTTCTATGTTTTTAAATTCAACATCGGTTTGAGTCAAACCTTTGTTAGTTCCAAACTTCATTACTGATGGATTAGGTGTTACTTCTGCATACACCTCAATAGCTTCTTTCTTTGTAGCTTCTTCTTCTTTAACAACAGTATTTCCTTCTTTCAAATATGTTTCTATTTGTTCTTTAACTTCCTCAGCTACATCATTCCATTGTACAATATCAAATCTTTGAACGGCAATAAAGTTAGCAGTTATAAATACTTTTTTTACGAATGGAAGATAAAAAAGCTTCTGTGCTAGTGGAGAATTTTTAGCCTCATCTATATTAGCAAACTCATAACTACCTCCATTAATTAAAATAGTATTACTTATAAACTTAATAATAGTTTCATTATTAGTTTCTTGTATATTTATTTTTATTGAATCCATGACTTCTTAAATGAATGGCAAAATTACATTAAAAAACTGACATATATATACAGAAACAGCCTCGCAAATTGCAAGGCTGTCATCTATTATTTTATTTAAGTTATTATTTACAAATTGATAGTTAATGTTCCAGATATTCTAGAAGTATCATTTGTTAAATTAATATCACCTGTTTGATACAATGTATTGTACTCTATATTTTCTGACTTTCTATATGATAAATCTACTTTTATATTTCCAAAATTATACCCTAAACCTGCAGAAAAACCTTTAATATTATCTTTATTAGTATTCCCTCCTAAAGCTGCAATTAAATTAGGATTCTTTTCATAATGATATCCTCCTCTTAAACTCATTCTATCAAATCGCCATTCTGCTCCTACATTTAAAGCGTGTGTACTCCTGTAATCTGATGCAAACCTCTGATTAGCCTCAATAAAACTATCACTATTCTCCCTATACTTAATATTTTGATAATCCTTATAGGTATAATCTACACTAATCAATCCTTTTTTACCAAAAATATAAGCTCCACTAGCAGTTATTCTACTATTAGTTTTAAATCGGTATACATAAAGCTCATCAATTAAATCTGTTCCGCCATTAATCCCTAAATTCCTTACCTCAGATAGCACCAATTGATTTTTGTAATCCTCAGAAATTTCTTGATACCATGTAGGAGTTTCATACGCCAACCCTAATCGTAAATTTTGATCCAACTTATATATAAAACCTAATCCTATTGAAAACCCACTACCTTGAATATAAGAATCTATTGTATTTCTTGCGTTTAAAACGTTTCCATTTGCATCATCATTTTCTTCTCTTAACACTCCAATTCTATTAAAGTTTAAATCATGAAAATTTAAAGACGCCCCTACAAAGAGTTTATTTTGGTGTACCGCAGAAAAACCAATATTGAATACACTTGAATTCCCTAACCTTTCTTCTGAAAAACGTTGTCCAATTGCTCCTTCAAACTGTCTTTTGGGAGTATTGGTGTCATTAAAATGCTCTGTATTGTATAAAAACTCACTATTTCCATTTACCGAATAGAATGAATTATAATCCTTTTTTATTCTATAATTAAATGAAAATGCAAAACGATTCCATTCTGAATTTTGATAAGCGGTGTCAAAAGCTAAAATACCTCCAGCTTGTGTCATATTGAAATAATCATTCTGTGTAGCTGATGAATTTCCATAATATAAAGCAGTAATATCAGTATTTCTATTACCTATAGTTATTGAAGCACTACTTTTTTTAGATACAGCTGCTCCTGCAGGATTTATACCTAAAGAAGAGACATCTCCTCCTAAAGCACCAAATGCACCTGACATTGCTTCATATCTTGCTGTTCCATAATTATCATCTTGTGAAAACAAAATACCTAAATCATTATAATTAAGTGATTGAGAATAGGTACTAAAAGAGCTAGCAATTGCTATTGCCAATGTAAAAAATCGTTTCATATTTCTCTTTGTTATAGTTTTTTGTAGTTTTTTTTTATCTATCGTCTACTTCTTCTAGAACTTGAACTTCTACTTGAAGAACCTCTTGAGTAACTTCTAGTTGATGAGCTTCTACTTGGCGTATAGCTTCTAGAAGATCTACTTGATCTTGAAGGTGTATAACTTCTATTTGATCTGGTTGACCTAGATGGCGTATAACTTCTTGATGAATTACTCCTAGACCTTGATGAATTATAATTACGTCTTGTTGACCTTGTAGACTTAGTTGTTCTTGAAGGCTTATACCCTCCTGTTGAATATCTATTTGTTCTAGTTGACCTTGAATTCCTTACAGATCTTGTTGGTCTGGTACTTCTTGTTCCATACCTTCTAGTAGATCTAACACTTCTATTATTTCTAGATGTTCTAGCTGTAGTTCCTCTTCTACTTCTGTATACGTTAGATGAACGTCTTGAAGCTACAGTATTTCTTCTTGAGGTATAAACACCTCTTCTATTACTGTAATTCCTTCTTGATGCAATTGCTCTTCTATATGGATTCGCACCTCTTCTATAATAACGATTGTTATAAAATCTATTGTAACGGAAACCTCTTCTATAAAAAGGCGGGCAATACGGATCATAACCCCATCCCCAACCTATATTAAAGTTGTTATAGTAATGTCCATAACTATATGGATGCCAATATGGGTCATAGCCCCATCTATAAAAACGGTTTCTCCACCATGGATTATATCCAACTCCATAAAATGAGTCCCAATACCAGTCATTATAAAACCCCCATCTTGGAGCTGTATTAACATTTATAACAACATCACTATTATTACTATATCCCCAAGGTTCATTTGAATTATATGTTATTCTAGTTCTTGGTCTTTCTTCATCAATAATTTCTTCTTCAGGATCAAACTCTGTGTTCTCAGACTTATAACTTTCAATATCTGTAAAAATATCTGTCCCATTCAGTGTTCCTAATCGTTCAACTTCCTTTGTAAAAGGGTTTTCATCCTCTACAACCTCAACTTCCTCTTGAACTTCTGGCTCAGTATATACCTCCTGAGGTTGACTCACCACTTCATCATCATAGATGCCATCATCACCAGCTGTGACTGTCTGCATTGTTCCGCAAGAAACAAAAGTTGCTGTGCTAAAAAACAACAGCGTTAAAATTAACGAAAGCCTGGTTTTGATGTAATGTGGTTTCATGTCTTTAATTTTTTAAGGTTAGAACACTCATTTTATTTAGTTGTGTTTGCAAAAAACTTTTTTTTGTTGGGCTTATTACCTTTTTAATGTAGTTTTGCAGATACAATTTTACGCATAAAAAATAACAATATTTATGCCAAACTTTTGATTATGAGCAAACATTTAACAAAAAGAGCAGAAGACTATTCGAAATGGTATAACGAATTGATTGTAAAGGCCGATTTAGCTGAGACTTCAGCAGTACGTGGTTGTATGGTTATAAAACCCTATGGATTTGCCATATGGGAAAAAATGCAAGCTGAATTAGACAGAATGTTTAAAGAAACAGGTCATCAAAACGCATATTTTCCTCTTTTTGTCCCTAAAAGTTTGTTTGAAGCTGAGGAGAAAAATGCTGAAGGTTTTGCTAAAGAATGTGCAGTTGTAACACATTACCGATTACAATCTGACCCAGATAAAGAAGGCAAGCTTAGAGTAGACCCAGAAGCCAAATTAGAAGAAGAATTAGTTGTAAGACCAACTTCAGAAGCTATCATATGGAATACATATAGAGGCTGGATACAATCACATAGAGACTTACCCTTATTAATAAATCAATGGGCTAATGTTGTCCGCTGGGAAATGAGAACTCGTTTATTTTTGAGAACTGCTGAATTTTTATGGCAAGAAGGTCATACTGCACATGCTACAAAAGAAGAAGCGGTAAGTGAAGCTAAGCAAATGCAAGAAGTATATGCAACTTTTGCTGAAAACTTTATGGCTATGCCAGTTGTTAGAGGAGCTAAATCGGAAAGTGAACGATTTGCTGGAGCTGATGACACCTATACTATTGAAGCTTTAATGCAAGACGGTAAAGCATTACAAGCTGGAACTTCTCACTTTTTAGGTCAAAATTTTGCGAAAGCCTTTGATGTCAAATACACATCTAAAGAAGGCAAACAAGAACATGTTTGGGCTACTTCTTGGGGAGTTTCAACACGATTAATAGGAGGCTTAATAATGACACACTCAGATGATGCTGGTTTGGTATTACCTCCAAAATTAGCACCAATACAAGTAGTAATTGTCCCTATTTATAAGGGAGAAGATCAACTGAATGCTATTTCTGAAAAGGTTGATGCAATAATTAAAGATCTAAGAAAAAAAGGTGTTTCTGTAAAGTTTGATACCAGAGATACTATGCGTCCAGGAGCTAAGTTTGCAGAATATGAGTTAAAAGGTGTACCTGTAAGAATAGCAGTAGGTAATAGAGATTTAGAAAATGGGACTGTTGAAATTGCAAGAAGAGATACCTTTGAAAAGGAAACCGTTAATCAAGACAATATTGTTTCTTATGTTGTTAATCTTTTAGAAGAAATACAAAACGGTCTTTATAAAAAAGCTTTAGATTATAGAGCTTCACATACTACTGAAGTAAATTCTTTTGAAGAGTTCAAAGATGTAATTAAGAACAAAGGAGGTTTTGTTTCTGCGCATTGGGATGGTACTATTGAAACTGAAGATAAAATTAAAGATTTAACAAAAGCAACTATTAGATGCATTCCAAATGATGCCAAGGAAGAAGTAGGAACTTGTATTTTAACAGGAAAACCATCTACAAAAAG encodes the following:
- a CDS encoding RNA polymerase sigma factor, with translation MKSIDVTKLSDEELVKKIVEKNDTHLFAILYDRYASVVYNKCYGFSKNKEEAQDLTHDVFIRLFVKLRTFKGRSKFSTWLYSFTYNFCVNYVQRNSAKKKEKVTIVTDQIKEEDSGLEEIDDATLFELKSDKLAKALEMIPAPEKMILLMKYQDDMSIKEISGALEIGESAVKMRLKRAKAKVVKTYNEL
- the rpmI gene encoding 50S ribosomal protein L35 — its product is MPKIKTKSSAKKRFKLTGSGKIKRKHAFKSHILTKKSKKRKLALTHATLVHKSDEANIKQQLVLK
- a CDS encoding porin family protein, with the translated sequence MFRKILVFVLLTFVSISYAQREKVLNLPSFDKPLFHYGFYLGLNNNGYKVSYKPSFINEPEIEVVSSVGFNVGLIADFRLHNNLNLRFEPGLMSNTKTLNFNHIQGASESKKTREIGATFLHLPVILKLSTNRLNNVRPYVLGGVSFDYNFSSNEKSSDDNFAGKFRTTTSNFMYEIGIGVDLYLSYFKFSPSIRGVFAINNEAKYDNTTPSQWTDPIDYLGTRGVFLHLSFE
- a CDS encoding mechanosensitive ion channel family protein, with translation MNFLSNDILKPFQRVFDDIKDSLPKVVGFVSFIIFTWIFIKIVLYIIRKALAKTKVDEWSTKLSKTKIFGDTTINIVLTNVILAVLKWFLIFIFVMVGAELFGLEGVSNGIKSFFAYLPKLLTAIAIFVAGAYLGTVVKKAIHSMFKSLDISGGNLVGNIAFYLIVVFLSITALDQAGVDTSVIKSNLTLLIGSILLAFTIAFGLGAKDAVTRLLFGYYSRKNIGIGERVVINDIEGIVVAIDNICVTINTSDGKVILPIKDVVNSKIVFKK
- a CDS encoding hemin receptor, whose product is MKRFFTLAIAIASSFSTYSQSLNYNDLGILFSQDDNYGTARYEAMSGAFGALGGDVSSLGINPAGAAVSKKSSASITIGNRNTDITALYYGNSSATQNDYFNMTQAGGILAFDTAYQNSEWNRFAFSFNYRIKKDYNSFYSVNGNSEFLYNTEHFNDTNTPKRQFEGAIGQRFSEERLGNSSVFNIGFSAVHQNKLFVGASLNFHDLNFNRIGVLREENDDANGNVLNARNTIDSYIQGSGFSIGLGFIYKLDQNLRLGLAYETPTWYQEISEDYKNQLVLSEVRNLGINGGTDLIDELYVYRFKTNSRITASGAYIFGKKGLISVDYTYKDYQNIKYRENSDSFIEANQRFASDYRSTHALNVGAEWRFDRMSLRGGYHYEKNPNLIAALGGNTNKDNIKGFSAGLGYNFGNIKVDLSYRKSENIEYNTLYQTGDINLTNDTSRISGTLTINL
- a CDS encoding RNA polymerase sigma factor RpoD/SigA, coding for MRQLKITKQVTNRETASLDKYLQEIGKVDLITADEEVELAQRIKAGDQRALEKLTKANLRFVVSVAKQYQNQGLTLPDLINEGNLGLIKAAKRFDETRGFKFISYAVWWIRQSILQALAEQSRIVRLPLNKIGSINKINKMYAFLEQENERPPSAEEIAKKLDMTVNDVKESMKNSGRHVSMDAPLIEGEDSNLYDVLNSGESPNPDKTLLHESLRIEINRALETLTPREADVVKLYFGLGEHQPMTLEEIGETFDLTRERVRQIKEKAIRRLKHTSRSKILMTYLG
- the ubiE gene encoding bifunctional demethylmenaquinone methyltransferase/2-methoxy-6-polyprenyl-1,4-benzoquinol methylase UbiE, which encodes MSEQIKPYKDSTLGKKEQVAQMFNNISQDYDGLNRVISLGIDVSWRKKVVKLVGENKPKQILDIATGTGDLALMMSQLNPDRIVGLDISEGMLEVGKQKISKANLSKTIDMVVGDSENIPFEDNTFDAITVSFGVRNFENLDKGLQEICRVLKPGGKFVVLETSNPTKFPFKQGYKFYTNFILPVIGKLFSKDKVAYSYLSESANSFPFGKAFNNILEKNGFKNAKDLPVTFGVASIYTALK
- a CDS encoding Crp/Fnr family transcriptional regulator — its product is MKEALKNSYGYLFEENLINEICEIAVYKEFEENTIIIDTQSYIISIPLLLSGAIKILREDKNGDELVLYYLEEGDTCAMTLSCCMGETKSKIRAVSETDVKMVMLPKEKMSEWLSKYKSWQEFILQNYHERLEEFIEAVDSLAFLNMDKRLFKYLKDKAIVNHNEVINVTHQQIANDLHTSRVVISRLLKSLEREGKIALQRNQVKVIEI
- the rpe gene encoding ribulose-phosphate 3-epimerase; its protein translation is MEKRIAPSVLAADFGNLQRDVEMVNNSKADWFHIDIMDGVFVPNISFGMPVLKSITKHAKKTIDVHLMIVDPDRYIQTFADLGADILTVHYEACTHLHRTIQAIKAAGMKAGVALNPHTPIAVLEDVIKDLDLVCIMSVNPGFGGQSFIENTYKKVQQLKNLIEFSEATTLIEIDGGVTDKNANKLVEVGADVLVAGSFVFKSENPTETIENLKSLVN
- a CDS encoding NifU family protein, whose translation is MDSIKINIQETNNETIIKFISNTILINGGSYEFANIDEAKNSPLAQKLFYLPFVKKVFITANFIAVQRFDIVQWNDVAEEVKEQIETYLKEGNTVVKEEEATKKEAIEVYAEVTPNPSVMKFGTNKGLTQTDVEFKNIEEASKSSPLAQALFSFPFVKELFISENYVSITKYDMIEWNEVYQEVRTFIREYIQQGKTIISALPEKETAQNVEIPKENLSDVESKIVDILDEYIKPAVASDGGNIAFKSYDEESKRVSVVLQGACSGCPSSTVTLKNGIETMLKEMLPNQVNEVVAING
- the rplT gene encoding 50S ribosomal protein L20 — protein: MPRSVNSVASRNRRKKILKQAKGYFGRRKNVYTVAKNAVEKAMQYAYRDRKNNKRNFRSLWIQRINAGARQYGMSYSQFMGKVKANEIELNRKVLADLAMNNPEAFKAIVDKVK